The following coding sequences lie in one candidate division WOR-3 bacterium genomic window:
- a CDS encoding ASKHA domain-containing protein — translation MPDNKTQSCYGLALDLGTMVVKGCVVDLHTKRIIRVIKKYNQQNALGTNVISRISKALQGNNRLRNLLFATITEIKKEMGIFNPCYTTVVGNSVMESFYLNKSVSGLAKFPFRSAIKCGEKTKNPQGYVFPVIGGFVGGDTIAGILASDIYKKNKNYLYIDLGTNGEVVLIKNRKIYAVSTAAGPAFEGVGISAGTLAIPGAIKRFYFHKKKLTFTTINNKKPIGICASGLLSLLTIMLKQKWLKDNGQLVRPMNLKGFKVTQQDVRKIQLAIAAIHAGVKILLMKANLKPSDIYEVIITGEFGDKLNKSILVRLGLIPQGIKKIRFEDNLPLKGAVAILLNRAQIKQVEAIRKSSTHIELALEKDFPQVFIQAMNLSPWN, via the coding sequence ATGCCCGACAATAAAACACAAAGTTGTTACGGACTAGCGCTGGACCTTGGAACAATGGTTGTGAAAGGTTGTGTTGTGGATTTACACACCAAACGGATAATCCGAGTGATAAAAAAGTATAATCAACAAAATGCATTAGGCACTAATGTAATTTCACGCATTAGTAAAGCCCTCCAAGGTAATAATAGACTCAGAAATTTACTTTTTGCCACAATAACTGAAATAAAAAAAGAGATGGGTATTTTTAATCCTTGTTATACAACCGTAGTTGGTAATTCGGTTATGGAATCATTTTATCTTAACAAATCAGTTTCAGGATTAGCAAAATTTCCCTTTCGCTCGGCTATTAAATGTGGGGAAAAAACAAAAAATCCTCAAGGCTATGTTTTTCCAGTGATTGGCGGTTTTGTTGGCGGTGATACTATCGCCGGAATCTTGGCGTCAGATATTTATAAAAAGAATAAGAATTATTTATATATTGACCTTGGGACTAATGGCGAAGTCGTGTTAATTAAAAATAGAAAAATCTATGCGGTTTCGACTGCGGCTGGACCGGCATTTGAGGGTGTCGGTATAAGTGCGGGTACGCTGGCAATTCCTGGTGCTATTAAAAGATTTTATTTCCATAAAAAGAAATTAACCTTTACTACAATTAATAATAAAAAACCAATAGGCATTTGTGCTTCGGGTTTACTCAGTCTGCTTACAATAATGCTTAAACAAAAATGGCTCAAAGACAATGGCCAATTAGTCCGACCAATGAATTTGAAAGGGTTTAAAGTTACTCAGCAAGATGTGAGAAAAATTCAATTAGCAATTGCCGCCATCCATGCCGGCGTTAAGATTTTGTTGATGAAAGCGAATCTAAAACCATCTGATATTTATGAAGTAATTATTACCGGCGAGTTTGGTGATAAATTAAATAAATCAATATTAGTTAGACTCGGACTAATTCCCCAGGGTATAAAAAAAATAAGATTTGAAGACAATTTACCGTTAAAAGGTGCTGTTGCCATTTTACTTAACAGAGCCCAAATAAAACAAGTAGAAGCAATCAGAAAATCAAGCACTCATATTGAACTTGCTTTAGAAAAAGATTTTCCCCAAGTATTTATCCAAGCAATGAACTTATCTCCATGGAACTAA
- a CDS encoding 2-hydroxyacyl-CoA dehydratase family protein — translation MELIGYTYSYIPVELLSLTGFQPYALLHGDIGLSQQGENFVRVDACPFIKSNLSYLTNNKDKFKAVVGSTGCDMSRRMFDILNQVTEVPVYLINVPRTDRPRIFYDEIDWLFHQLEYLAQKKFTSPLIAEEIDKWEKEREYYRKLNALRETTPSLMSTSQFHQIIINYYQGNIGKRFEIKPEQSNKPRVYLLGSTISYESNQILQLLEKDLRIVGDFINGLSRNININIKNKTLDGIKSAYYNQISDIVKRPNYKYYEYIKSELQRLNCVGIVAWTLDYCDSYEFELKRIESEFNLPLLKIRSDYSFQNISQLKVRINAFAEIL, via the coding sequence ATGGAACTAATCGGTTACACCTATTCTTATATTCCGGTGGAACTTTTGTCTTTAACTGGATTCCAACCATATGCTCTTTTACACGGAGATATTGGGCTGTCTCAACAAGGTGAAAATTTTGTCCGCGTCGATGCCTGTCCTTTTATAAAATCCAATCTGAGTTATCTGACTAATAATAAAGATAAATTTAAAGCAGTAGTTGGTTCAACTGGCTGTGATATGTCTCGTCGAATGTTTGATATATTAAACCAAGTAACGGAGGTGCCGGTCTATCTAATAAATGTTCCCAGAACTGATAGACCTCGAATCTTTTATGACGAAATTGACTGGCTGTTTCACCAATTAGAATACCTGGCGCAGAAAAAATTTACTTCTCCATTAATTGCCGAAGAAATTGATAAGTGGGAAAAAGAGAGAGAATACTATCGGAAACTTAATGCGCTAAGAGAGACGACACCTTCTTTAATGTCAACTTCACAATTTCATCAGATAATAATAAATTATTATCAAGGGAATATTGGTAAACGTTTTGAAATTAAACCAGAACAGAGTAATAAACCCAGGGTATATTTATTGGGAAGTACCATAAGTTATGAATCGAATCAAATTTTGCAACTTCTGGAAAAAGATTTAAGAATTGTTGGCGATTTCATTAATGGATTATCACGCAACATAAATATTAATATTAAAAACAAGACATTGGATGGCATAAAATCAGCATATTATAATCAGATATCTGATATTGTAAAACGACCAAACTATAAATATTATGAGTATATCAAAAGCGAACTACAAAGGCTTAACTGCGTTGGTATTGTTGCGTGGACTTTAGATTATTGCGACAGTTACGAATTCGAACTAAAAAGAATCGAAAGCGAGTTCAACTTGCCTCTGCTCAAAATTAGAAGCGACTATTCTTTTCAGAATATAAGTCAGTTAAAGGTGCGCATTAACGCCTTTGCCGAAATATTGTAG
- a CDS encoding 2-hydroxyacyl-CoA dehydratase family protein, whose protein sequence is MKAQIEQINQIFSDCLPKKISLKEWSAKFRLLDTHFINSFYYYNNNDWGRYLFPPATFMVYGARQLRHLKFDNSLAALRLWGFSFNESERLFRAKQIGKKVIATMGDLGIVPIIVMAFPDCIPFYPECIWWTPFFSESNVLLDRASELGMPEASCFVRAALAAFDKKAYFPKPDLLFASTGASCDDYSCIMQMVEHLGHKLIWLEIPYRRAQAQHFPDEEYKVTTQGYQYPARLEKYLVDEYKKVWHSMIELTQVNDIALLELSIKKANRLRRLVEDIKKLVYNAEIAPFPALEMMVIEFGNLYGYADFDEWFSICEMVYETVQKRVERGIGVLSEKAIPIAWITPSADPILLNLVEDLGGRVITTEYVINQALVEIEEDINPFNALARSFLNASLIGSTDERVRRIKEKIEQGKIKGVIITNMLGASHCAMETKLIAQILNQISVLTIDVPAPTGITEQLKTRIAAFLETIKN, encoded by the coding sequence ATGAAAGCACAGATTGAACAGATTAATCAGATTTTTTCGGATTGTTTGCCGAAAAAGATTTCTTTAAAAGAATGGAGCGCTAAATTTAGGTTGCTGGACACTCATTTTATTAACAGTTTCTATTATTATAACAATAATGACTGGGGCCGATATTTGTTTCCGCCAGCAACTTTTATGGTCTATGGAGCAAGACAGTTACGACACCTAAAGTTTGATAATTCGTTAGCAGCACTCAGACTTTGGGGTTTCAGTTTTAATGAATCAGAGCGTCTCTTCCGCGCCAAACAGATTGGCAAAAAAGTAATTGCCACTATGGGCGATTTGGGCATTGTGCCAATTATTGTAATGGCATTTCCGGACTGCATTCCATTTTATCCTGAATGTATTTGGTGGACACCATTTTTCAGTGAATCAAATGTATTATTAGACCGTGCCAGCGAATTGGGAATGCCGGAAGCAAGTTGCTTTGTCCGGGCAGCACTTGCTGCCTTTGATAAAAAAGCATACTTTCCTAAACCCGATCTGTTATTTGCTTCTACTGGTGCGTCTTGTGATGATTATTCTTGTATTATGCAGATGGTGGAACATCTGGGACACAAATTAATATGGTTAGAAATTCCGTATCGCCGAGCGCAGGCACAACATTTCCCTGACGAGGAATATAAAGTAACAACTCAAGGTTATCAATACCCGGCACGATTAGAAAAATATTTGGTTGATGAATATAAAAAGGTCTGGCATAGTATGATAGAATTAACCCAGGTTAATGATATTGCCTTGCTTGAACTTTCCATTAAAAAGGCAAATCGTTTACGACGGCTGGTTGAAGATATTAAGAAATTGGTTTATAATGCAGAAATCGCACCTTTTCCGGCTTTAGAAATGATGGTGATTGAATTTGGTAATTTATACGGTTATGCCGATTTTGATGAATGGTTTAGTATCTGCGAAATGGTCTATGAGACGGTTCAAAAACGAGTGGAAAGAGGCATTGGCGTGTTATCGGAAAAAGCGATACCAATAGCTTGGATAACGCCTTCTGCTGACCCAATATTATTAAATTTGGTTGAGGACCTGGGCGGTCGGGTAATAACAACTGAATATGTAATTAATCAAGCATTAGTTGAAATTGAGGAAGATATAAATCCATTCAATGCCTTAGCCCGGTCATTTCTAAATGCATCATTAATCGGCTCAACCGATGAGCGCGTGAGACGCATCAAAGAAAAAATCGAGCAGGGTAAAATCAAGGGCGTAATTATCACTAATATGTTAGGCGCTTCGCATTGTGCAATGGAAACAAAACTGATTGCGCAGATATTGAATCAAATTTCGGTTCTGACAATTGATGTTCCCGCACCTACAGGAATTACTGAACAGTTAAAAACGCGTATCGCCGCATTTTTAGAAACAATAAAAAATTAA